The Enterococcus sp. 7F3_DIV0205 genome has a window encoding:
- the rplD gene encoding 50S ribosomal protein L4 has translation MPNVALFKQDGTQNGEITLNEEIFGIEPNETVVYDAIIMQRASLRQGTHSVKHRGEVRGGGRKPWRQKGTGRARQGSIRSPQWRGGGVVFGPTPRSYSYKLPKKVRRLAMKSVLSDKVAENNLVAVEALGFDAPKTKEFKQVLTNLSIDTKVLVVLETGNDFAALSARNLPNVSVVTSDNVSVLDIVSNTKVLATQTALTQIEEVLA, from the coding sequence ATGCCGAATGTAGCATTATTCAAACAAGATGGAACTCAAAATGGTGAAATCACTTTAAACGAAGAGATTTTCGGAATCGAACCTAATGAAACAGTTGTCTACGATGCAATCATCATGCAACGCGCTTCATTAAGACAAGGCACACACTCAGTTAAACACCGCGGAGAAGTTCGTGGCGGCGGCCGTAAACCATGGCGTCAAAAAGGAACTGGTCGTGCTCGTCAAGGATCAATCCGTTCACCACAATGGCGTGGAGGTGGCGTAGTCTTCGGACCAACACCGCGTTCTTACAGCTACAAACTTCCTAAAAAAGTTCGTCGTTTAGCAATGAAATCTGTATTGTCAGATAAAGTTGCTGAAAACAACTTGGTAGCAGTTGAAGCTTTAGGCTTTGATGCACCAAAAACAAAAGAATTCAAACAAGTTCTTACAAACTTATCTATTGATACGAAAGTATTAGTTGTTTTAGAAACAGGCAATGATTTCGCAGCATTATCTGCTCGCAATCTACCAAACGTTTCTGTAGTAACTTCTGATAACGTAAGTGTTTTAGATATCGTTTCTAATACTAAAGTATTGGCAACACAAACTGCTCTTACTCAAATTGAGGAGGTGCTTGCATAA
- the rpsJ gene encoding 30S ribosomal protein S10 — protein MAKQKIRIRLKAYEHRILDQSADKIVETAKRTGADVSGPIPLPTERSLYTVIRATHKYKDSREQFEMRTHKRLIDIVNPTPKTVDALMKLDLPSGVNIEIKL, from the coding sequence ATGGCAAAACAAAAAATTCGTATCCGTTTAAAAGCGTATGAACACCGTATTTTAGATCAATCAGCGGATAAAATTGTGGAAACAGCAAAAAGAACTGGAGCTGACGTGTCAGGACCAATTCCATTACCAACAGAACGCTCGCTTTACACAGTTATTCGTGCGACTCATAAATACAAAGATTCACGCGAACAATTCGAAATGCGTACGCACAAACGTCTAATCGACATTGTGAACCCAACACCAAAAACAGTTGATGCTTTAATGAAGCTTGACTTACCATCTGGTGTAAATATTGAAATCAAACTATAA
- the rplC gene encoding 50S ribosomal protein L3, with product MTKGILGKKVGMTQIFTESGELIPVTVVEATPNVVLQVKTVETDGYEAIQIGYQDKREVLSNKPAKGHVAKANTAPKRFIKEFKNVELGEYEVGKEIKVDVFQAGDIIDVTGTSKGKGFQGVIKRHGQSRGPMSHGSRYHRRPGSMGPVAPNRVFKNKKLAGRMGGNRVTIQNLEIVKVDAERNVIMIKGNIPGAKKSLITIKSAVKAK from the coding sequence ATGACCAAAGGAATCTTAGGAAAAAAAGTGGGAATGACACAAATCTTTACTGAGTCTGGTGAATTAATTCCAGTAACAGTAGTTGAAGCTACGCCAAACGTAGTTTTACAAGTAAAAACTGTTGAGACTGACGGATACGAAGCTATCCAAATCGGTTACCAAGACAAACGTGAAGTTTTATCGAACAAACCTGCGAAAGGTCATGTTGCAAAAGCAAACACGGCTCCTAAGCGCTTCATTAAGGAATTCAAAAATGTTGAGCTAGGAGAATATGAAGTAGGTAAAGAAATTAAGGTAGATGTTTTCCAAGCAGGAGACATTATTGATGTTACAGGAACTTCGAAAGGTAAAGGATTCCAAGGCGTTATCAAACGTCACGGACAAAGCCGCGGACCAATGTCTCACGGTTCTCGTTACCACCGTCGTCCTGGGTCAATGGGTCCAGTAGCACCTAACCGTGTATTTAAAAATAAAAAACTTGCCGGCCGTATGGGTGGTAACCGCGTAACAATTCAAAACCTTGAAATTGTTAAAGTGGACGCTGAAAGAAATGTAATCATGATCAAAGGTAACATTCCTGGAGCGAAAAAATCATTAATCACAATCAAATCAGCTGTGAAAGCTAAATAA